A single genomic interval of Armigeres subalbatus isolate Guangzhou_Male chromosome 1, GZ_Asu_2, whole genome shotgun sequence harbors:
- the LOC134211526 gene encoding non-homologous end-joining factor 1-like, with the protein MLEFLKINDKYYVVDIRQLLENGSTVADNGKNLMIQCNLFDLTRLWCETISVENLVEREKKSDSIIQYTSDIVNETILARKADDFSISEESQCGVLSLRLKYYVQSIPVAFTLRLKTATNEELAENILLPTWRTLLMLYEENCALKNIIIKKDIEIEQYKVEGAVLKRSLVATTKFDECKFVETFPLSSSEEGLKIRDLIKNRDRRLNLMKHLSIKPSEPVDLESPSKISTKVAKTVLTPTRKSPGGRAKGLEAIFAKQKLPKSVSASSLSLKRLQTSQWEENDDDKDDVLSNHLSSTGGTNLSNSSVGVAKVRKITKL; encoded by the exons AtgttagaatttttgaaaataaacgatAAATATTACGTAGTAGATATACGCCAGTTGCTAGAAAATGGTTCAACAGTGGCGGATAATGGAAAAAACCTAATGATACAGTGCAATTTATTCGATTTAACTCGGCTCTGGTGCGAAACTATTTCGGTTGAAAACTTGGTCGAACGTGAAAAG AAATCCGATTCCATCATCCAGTACACATCCGACATAGTGAACGAAACTATTCTAGCACGGAAGGCGGACGATTTCAGCATTAGCGAAGAATCCCAATGTGGTGTACTTTCGCTCCGTCTCAAATACTACGTACAAAGTATACCGGTCGCATTTACTTTACGGCTTAAAACGGCCACTAATGAAGAG CTTGCAGAAAATATTCTTCTCCCCACATGGCGAACGTTACTTATGCTATACGAGGAGAATTGTGCCCTGAAAAACATCATAATCAAAAAGGATATTGAGATCGAGCAATACAAAGTGGAGGGAGCAGTGCTTAAGAGAA gcCTAGTCGCAACAACCAAATTCGATGAGTGCAAATTTGTGGAAACATTCCCTCTGTCGAGCTCCGAAGAAGGCTTGAAAATACGGGATCTGATCAAAAACAGAGATCGGCGGTTAAATCTGATGAAGCACTTGAGTATAAAACCTAGCGAGCCTGTTGATTTAGAAAGTCCTTCCAAGATCTCAACCAAAGTGGCCAAAACAGTGCTGACACCAACCCGCAAAAGTCCTGGAGGACGTGCGAAGGGTCTGGAAGCGATATTCGCTAAACAAAAGTTACCAAAGTCCGTATCGGCATCTTCCCTGTCCCTGAAGCGACTACAAACGAGCCAATGGGAGGAAAATGACGACGATAAAGATGATGTACTGAGCAACCATTTATCGAGTACTGGTGGAACTAATTTGAGCAACTCATCCGTCGGGGTGGCTAAAGTCAGGAAAATAACTAAATTATAG